One window from the genome of Nicotiana sylvestris chromosome 9, ASM39365v2, whole genome shotgun sequence encodes:
- the LOC138878165 gene encoding uncharacterized protein, which translates to MPTKKLTKWHILLSKFDGVYITQKAVREALADQLAENIVDRDYEPLTKYFPDEEVLFAEEDTIESYTGWIMFFDGATNLKRAGIGTVLILELGHHYATSTKIRFPCTKNMTAYEACILGIMMAADMNIKEILVIGDSNLLIHEVQGEWSTKNIKILPYMHCVKELCKKFTKIKFKHVPRIQNEFANALTTLSSMIQHPDKNYIDPI; encoded by the coding sequence ATGCCTACCAAAAAGCTAACTAAATGGCACATTCTCCTAAGCAAATTTGACGGTGTGTACATAACCCAAAAGGCTGTCAGGGAAGCTTTAGCCGACCAGCTTGCAGAGAATATAGTGGATAGGGATTATGAGCCACTCACTAAGTACTTTCCTGATGAGGAGGTATTGTTCGCCGAAGAAGATACTATAGAGTCATACACTGGATGGATAATGTTTTTTGACGGAGCAACGAATTTAAAAAGAGCAGGAATTGGGACAGTCCTAATTTTGGAATTAGGACATCACTATGCAACATCAACAAAGATAAGATTCCCGTGCACCAAAAATATGACTGCATACGAAGCGTGCATCCTTGGGATCATGATGGCAGCCGACATGAACATCAAGGAAATTTTGGTCATAGGGGATTCCAATCTATTGATACATGAAGTCCAAGGGGAATGGTCAACCAAAAACATCAAGATCCTTCCGTACATGCATTGTGTAAAAGAGTTATGCAAGAAATTCACAAAGATTAAATTCAAGCACGTTCCCAGGATCCAAAACGAGTTTGCTAATGCTCTTACAACCTTGTCATCCATGATtcagcatccagataagaattatatcGACCCTATCTAG